The following proteins are encoded in a genomic region of Brachypodium distachyon strain Bd21 chromosome 1, Brachypodium_distachyon_v3.0, whole genome shotgun sequence:
- the LOC100825266 gene encoding protein DETOXIFICATION 40 isoform X2, with amino-acid sequence MAPGGEDGGGGRLESILTDSSLPLGERAWAATRVELGTLARLVAPAVVMYMINYLMSMSTQIFSGHLGNLELAAASLGNTGIQMFAYGLMLGMGSAVETLCGQAYGAQKYDMLGVYLQRSAVLLSCTGIPLAVIYAFSEPILLFLGQSLEIARAASIFVYGLIPQIFAYAINFPIQKFMQAQSIVLPSSYISTATLALHVLLSWVVVYKVGLGLLGASLVLSLSWWIIVAAQFAYIVMSPTCRHTWTGFSSQAFSGLWDFLKLSAASAVMLCLEAWYFQILVLIAGLLPNPELSLDALSICMTISGWVFMISVGFNAAASVRVSNEIGAGNPKSAFFSVWVVTALCAIISVIFAIAILCLRNYISYLFTEGEIVSNAVADLCPLLATTLILNGIQPVLTGVAVGCGWQQFVAYVNIGCYYVVGVPLGLVLGFVFKLGVKGIWGGMIGGTVMQTVILLWVTIRTDWNKEVEEAQKRLSKWEGSKEPLLAGDRNDN; translated from the exons ATGGCGCCGGGcggggaggatggcggcgggggcaggcTGGAGAGCATCCTGACGGACTCTTCTTTGCCCCTGGGAGAGCGCGCGTGGGCGGCGACGAGGGTGGAGCTCGGGACGCTGGCGCGGCtggtggcgccggcggtggtgaTGTACATGATCAACTACCTCATGTCCATGTCCACGCAGATCTTCTCCGGCCACCTCGGCAAcctcgagctcgccgccgcctcgctcgGCAACACCGGCATCCAGATGTTCGCCTACGGCCTCATG CTGGGCATGGGTAGTGCAGTGGAGACTCTCTGCGGACAAGCCTACGGCGCACAAAAGTATGACATGCTCGGAGTTTACTTGCAACGCTCTGCCGTGCTCCTCAGCTGCACCGGCATACCGCTTGCGGTGATCTACGCCTTCTCTGAACCAATCCTCCTGTTCCTGGGACAGTCACTAGAGATTGCCCGTGCCGCGTCGATTTTTGTATATGGCCTGATACCCCAGATCTTTGCCTACGCTATCAACTTCCCAATCCAGAAGTTCATGCAGGCGCAGAGCATTGTCCTGCCGAGCTCTTACATTTCAACGGCAACGCTCGCGCTGCACGTGTTGCTGAGCTGGGTTGTCGTCTACAAGGTTGGGCTGGGGCTGCTTGGTGCCTCGCTGGTGCTGAGCCTGAGCTGGTGGATCATCGTCGCGGCGCAGTTTGCTTACATTGTCATGAGCCCGACTTGCCGGCATACATGGACGGGGTTCAGTTCGCAGGCGTTCTCTGGGCTGTGGGATTTCCTTAAGCTCTCAGCAGCATCTGCAGTGATGCTGTGCCTTGAGGCATGGTATTTTCAAATCCTTGTCCTCATTGCCGGCTTGCTCCCCAACCCTGAGCTTTCCTTGGATGCTCTCTCTATATG TATGACAATTTCTGGCTGGGTGTTCATGATTTCAGTAGGATTCAATGCCGCTGCAAG CGTAAGAGTGAGCAATGAGATTGGTGCGGGCAACCCGAAGTCAGCATTTTTCTCAGTTTGGGTCGTGACCGCGCTCTGTGCAATTATTTCTGTAATCTTTGCAATTGCGATCCTCTGCCTTCGCAACTACATCAGCTACTTGTTCACGGAGGGGGAAATAGTCTCAAATGCTGTGGCGGATCTCTGCCCGCTGCTTGCCACCACGCTCATTCTCAATGGCATTCAACCTGTTCTGACAG GTGTTGCCGTTGGATGTGGATGGCAACAGTTTGTTGCTTATGTGAACATTGGCTGTTACTACGTCGTAGGTGTTCCCCTTGGTCTCGTTCTCGGTTTTGTCTTCAAGCTTGGCGTAAAG GGCATTTGGGGTGGCATGATCGGAGGGACGGTAATGCAGACTGTGATTCTGCTATGGGTCACCATCAGAACTGATTGGAACAAAGAG GTGGAAGAAGCACAGAAAAGATTGAGCAAGTGGGAGGGTTCAAAGGAGCCCCTTCTTGCAGGTGACAGGAACGACAACTAA
- the LOC100825266 gene encoding protein DETOXIFICATION 40 isoform X1: protein MLLAPPSAMFQAAAALLASRGRARSRPRRAPSRHPRPRRAPRPPPRRASPPCSFSQPPLPRPPRCVPLPPSSQDRRSPRCVPPRPPPRGHPLPTRAVDTLLCKAALLSLGMGSAVETLCGQAYGAQKYDMLGVYLQRSAVLLSCTGIPLAVIYAFSEPILLFLGQSLEIARAASIFVYGLIPQIFAYAINFPIQKFMQAQSIVLPSSYISTATLALHVLLSWVVVYKVGLGLLGASLVLSLSWWIIVAAQFAYIVMSPTCRHTWTGFSSQAFSGLWDFLKLSAASAVMLCLEAWYFQILVLIAGLLPNPELSLDALSICMTISGWVFMISVGFNAAASVRVSNEIGAGNPKSAFFSVWVVTALCAIISVIFAIAILCLRNYISYLFTEGEIVSNAVADLCPLLATTLILNGIQPVLTGVAVGCGWQQFVAYVNIGCYYVVGVPLGLVLGFVFKLGVKGIWGGMIGGTVMQTVILLWVTIRTDWNKEVEEAQKRLSKWEGSKEPLLAGDRNDN from the exons ATGttgctcgcgccgccgtccgccatgtttcaggccgccgccgccctcctggcaagccgcggccgcgcccgttctcgccctcgccgcgcgccgtcgcgccaccctcgccctcgccgtgcgccgcggccgcctcctcgacgcgcgtcgccgccgtgcaGCTTCTCCCAGCCCCCGCTGCCGCGCCCTCCTCGCTgcgtgccgctgccgccctccTCGCAGGACCGCCGCTCTCCTCGCTGTGTGCCGCCGCGCCCACCTCCGCGGGGCCATCCTCTTCCAACCCGCGCCGTCGATACCCTCCTCTGCAAGGCCGCTCTCCTCTCA CTGGGCATGGGTAGTGCAGTGGAGACTCTCTGCGGACAAGCCTACGGCGCACAAAAGTATGACATGCTCGGAGTTTACTTGCAACGCTCTGCCGTGCTCCTCAGCTGCACCGGCATACCGCTTGCGGTGATCTACGCCTTCTCTGAACCAATCCTCCTGTTCCTGGGACAGTCACTAGAGATTGCCCGTGCCGCGTCGATTTTTGTATATGGCCTGATACCCCAGATCTTTGCCTACGCTATCAACTTCCCAATCCAGAAGTTCATGCAGGCGCAGAGCATTGTCCTGCCGAGCTCTTACATTTCAACGGCAACGCTCGCGCTGCACGTGTTGCTGAGCTGGGTTGTCGTCTACAAGGTTGGGCTGGGGCTGCTTGGTGCCTCGCTGGTGCTGAGCCTGAGCTGGTGGATCATCGTCGCGGCGCAGTTTGCTTACATTGTCATGAGCCCGACTTGCCGGCATACATGGACGGGGTTCAGTTCGCAGGCGTTCTCTGGGCTGTGGGATTTCCTTAAGCTCTCAGCAGCATCTGCAGTGATGCTGTGCCTTGAGGCATGGTATTTTCAAATCCTTGTCCTCATTGCCGGCTTGCTCCCCAACCCTGAGCTTTCCTTGGATGCTCTCTCTATATG TATGACAATTTCTGGCTGGGTGTTCATGATTTCAGTAGGATTCAATGCCGCTGCAAG CGTAAGAGTGAGCAATGAGATTGGTGCGGGCAACCCGAAGTCAGCATTTTTCTCAGTTTGGGTCGTGACCGCGCTCTGTGCAATTATTTCTGTAATCTTTGCAATTGCGATCCTCTGCCTTCGCAACTACATCAGCTACTTGTTCACGGAGGGGGAAATAGTCTCAAATGCTGTGGCGGATCTCTGCCCGCTGCTTGCCACCACGCTCATTCTCAATGGCATTCAACCTGTTCTGACAG GTGTTGCCGTTGGATGTGGATGGCAACAGTTTGTTGCTTATGTGAACATTGGCTGTTACTACGTCGTAGGTGTTCCCCTTGGTCTCGTTCTCGGTTTTGTCTTCAAGCTTGGCGTAAAG GGCATTTGGGGTGGCATGATCGGAGGGACGGTAATGCAGACTGTGATTCTGCTATGGGTCACCATCAGAACTGATTGGAACAAAGAG GTGGAAGAAGCACAGAAAAGATTGAGCAAGTGGGAGGGTTCAAAGGAGCCCCTTCTTGCAGGTGACAGGAACGACAACTAA
- the LOC100825266 gene encoding protein DETOXIFICATION 40 isoform X3, with amino-acid sequence MGSAVETLCGQAYGAQKYDMLGVYLQRSAVLLSCTGIPLAVIYAFSEPILLFLGQSLEIARAASIFVYGLIPQIFAYAINFPIQKFMQAQSIVLPSSYISTATLALHVLLSWVVVYKVGLGLLGASLVLSLSWWIIVAAQFAYIVMSPTCRHTWTGFSSQAFSGLWDFLKLSAASAVMLCLEAWYFQILVLIAGLLPNPELSLDALSICMTISGWVFMISVGFNAAASVRVSNEIGAGNPKSAFFSVWVVTALCAIISVIFAIAILCLRNYISYLFTEGEIVSNAVADLCPLLATTLILNGIQPVLTGVAVGCGWQQFVAYVNIGCYYVVGVPLGLVLGFVFKLGVKGIWGGMIGGTVMQTVILLWVTIRTDWNKEVEEAQKRLSKWEGSKEPLLAGDRNDN; translated from the exons ATGGGTAGTGCAGTGGAGACTCTCTGCGGACAAGCCTACGGCGCACAAAAGTATGACATGCTCGGAGTTTACTTGCAACGCTCTGCCGTGCTCCTCAGCTGCACCGGCATACCGCTTGCGGTGATCTACGCCTTCTCTGAACCAATCCTCCTGTTCCTGGGACAGTCACTAGAGATTGCCCGTGCCGCGTCGATTTTTGTATATGGCCTGATACCCCAGATCTTTGCCTACGCTATCAACTTCCCAATCCAGAAGTTCATGCAGGCGCAGAGCATTGTCCTGCCGAGCTCTTACATTTCAACGGCAACGCTCGCGCTGCACGTGTTGCTGAGCTGGGTTGTCGTCTACAAGGTTGGGCTGGGGCTGCTTGGTGCCTCGCTGGTGCTGAGCCTGAGCTGGTGGATCATCGTCGCGGCGCAGTTTGCTTACATTGTCATGAGCCCGACTTGCCGGCATACATGGACGGGGTTCAGTTCGCAGGCGTTCTCTGGGCTGTGGGATTTCCTTAAGCTCTCAGCAGCATCTGCAGTGATGCTGTGCCTTGAGGCATGGTATTTTCAAATCCTTGTCCTCATTGCCGGCTTGCTCCCCAACCCTGAGCTTTCCTTGGATGCTCTCTCTATATG TATGACAATTTCTGGCTGGGTGTTCATGATTTCAGTAGGATTCAATGCCGCTGCAAG CGTAAGAGTGAGCAATGAGATTGGTGCGGGCAACCCGAAGTCAGCATTTTTCTCAGTTTGGGTCGTGACCGCGCTCTGTGCAATTATTTCTGTAATCTTTGCAATTGCGATCCTCTGCCTTCGCAACTACATCAGCTACTTGTTCACGGAGGGGGAAATAGTCTCAAATGCTGTGGCGGATCTCTGCCCGCTGCTTGCCACCACGCTCATTCTCAATGGCATTCAACCTGTTCTGACAG GTGTTGCCGTTGGATGTGGATGGCAACAGTTTGTTGCTTATGTGAACATTGGCTGTTACTACGTCGTAGGTGTTCCCCTTGGTCTCGTTCTCGGTTTTGTCTTCAAGCTTGGCGTAAAG GGCATTTGGGGTGGCATGATCGGAGGGACGGTAATGCAGACTGTGATTCTGCTATGGGTCACCATCAGAACTGATTGGAACAAAGAG GTGGAAGAAGCACAGAAAAGATTGAGCAAGTGGGAGGGTTCAAAGGAGCCCCTTCTTGCAGGTGACAGGAACGACAACTAA